TCGCCCGGCAGGGCCTTTGCCCCGCCCATATCCGAGGGTGACAGGCTTTCGATGCGCTGGACGGCCTCAGGCGGGGATCTGGAAAACACCGGATCCAGCGGGGGCGTGTCGCGGGTGACGACCGGAGCGGCATGGATCGGCAGATCGTCCCAGCCGGGTTCCTGATGCCGCTTGCCCGAAACCACAGGATCGCTGAAGTCGACTGCACCGAGATGCGTCAGCGCGTCCTCGATGATCTCGTACCAGGAGGGCGACGTTTTTATGAAATTGCCTGCCGCCGCCACGATCAGCCATTTTTCGGCACGGGTCATCGCAACATAGAGCAGACGCAGCCGTTCTTCTGCCTGCAACGCCTTGGCCTTGTCGATATGCGCCGTCAGTACCTGGGGAAGCTCGTTCGCGCCGGGTTTCCAGATGGCGGTGCCGTCGGCGTCTATGATGTCGCCGCGCAATTCGTTTTTCCACCCAGCGGTGTCAGGCAGGATCACGATCGGCGCTTCCAGTCCCTTTGACCCGTGGACCGTCATCACGCGGATCTGGTTCGAGGCGCTATCGATCTGGCGCTTGATCTCGATGTCATCGGCCTGCATCCATTCCAGAAATCCGGTCAGGCTGGGCACTTCGGACTGCTCGTAGGCAAGTGCCTGGGACAGCAGTGCGTCGATCCCGTCTTCGGCTTCGGCCCCCAGCCGCGCCAGCAGGCGGCGGCGCCCGTCGTGTCGCACCAGCAGCCGCTCGATCAGATCGTATGGCCGCAGGAAATCGACCTGACTGCGCATGTCCCGCAGGATATCCAATGTATCGGGATACCGGTCCTCGCGATCCCGCAGAACCTGCCAGAGCTGTGGTTTTTCACGTCCCTGCGCCAGCGTGAAAAGATCCTGTTCGCTCCAGCCCAGCAGGGGCGACCGCAGCGCGGTCGCAAGGGACAGGCTGTCGTCGGGGGTGGCCAGAAACGACAGCAACGCACCGATGTCGCGCACGGCCAGTTCAGCGCCGACCTTCAACCGGTCCGCTCCCGCGATCGGCAGATCGGCGGCCTTGCAGGCGCGGATGATCTGTTCAAACAGCCCCGTCTTGCGGCCCCGCACGAGAATCAGGAAATCGCCCGCGCGGATGCGACGCCGGATCACGGTACGATCTGGCCCGTCATCGGGGATATAGTTTTCCTCCTCGATCAGATGCCTGATCTGATCGGCGATCTTCTTGGCGAGGATAACGGTCCGGTCTGTATTGCTTTTGCGGTCAACCGGGTCTGACCAATGCTCTTCGGGGTCCTCGGTCTTTTCGTTCTCGATATTGGGCCACAGATCCACGCGGCCGGGCAGGGCGTCCTTGAACGCGAGGTGGACCATGTTTTCGTCCATCCGGGGCTCGGGTTCGGTGTTGAACGTGCCGTCGACTGCCCGCAGGATCGCCGGGGATGACCGGAACGAATAGTCGAGGCTGAGGTTCTGGAACGGCAGGTTCGCCGCAGTAAGACTGGTCTGGAATTCAGATCTTTTCAGGTCGAATTCACGGGGATCTGCGCCCTGGAATGAATAGATCGACTGCTTTTTGTCGCCCACGACGAAAAGTGTCCTGTCGCCTTGGTCGCGGGCACCTTCGCCGGAGGTGAATTCATCGGCCAGCCTTTCGATGACTTCCCACTGTACGGGCGATGTGTCCTGTGCCTCGTCCACAAGGATATGGTCGATGCCACCGTCGATGCGGTACAGCACCCATGCCGCGACTTTGGGATCGGTCAGCAGGGCGCGGGCGCGCAGGATCAGATCGTCGAAATCCAGCCACCCGCGGCTGAGCTTCTGCGCCTCGTATTCCGCAATGAAAACCCGGGCAAAACGGTGCAGCGCGGTCGAGCGCAGGACGTTGCGGTATTTCAGCATCTGCTCGCGCGCATCGAAGGTGCGCTGGCACAGGTCTTCGAGCGGGGTCAGCAGCGGGCCGAGTTCTTTGGATGCTGGTTTGGTCACCAGGCTTTTGGGCATTGACCCGTCGGCGTTGAGCAGGGCGC
Above is a genomic segment from Sulfitobacter sp. HNIBRBA3233 containing:
- the addA gene encoding double-strand break repair helicase AddA, producing MTGVPDWNEATRAQVTAARPDTSTWLSANAGSGKTRVLTDRVARLLLDGVEPQRILCLTYTKAAASEMQNRLFKRLGEWAMMDDAALQAALKDLGVLQTITGDDLRRARTLFAQAIETPGGLKIQTIHSFCAALLRRFPLEAGVSPQFKEIEDRAAELLRADIVDTLADGPQAPLIADLAQHYTGENFADLTKSIVGKRDWFAGDAVPDLHALLDLPADFDPATLVREVMDEAVARWMPDAIAILKVQAGKTMPLLAARLEEIDFSDPDEGELAKLTRALLNADGSMPKSLVTKPASKELGPLLTPLEDLCQRTFDAREQMLKYRNVLRSTALHRFARVFIAEYEAQKLSRGWLDFDDLILRARALLTDPKVAAWVLYRIDGGIDHILVDEAQDTSPVQWEVIERLADEFTSGEGARDQGDRTLFVVGDKKQSIYSFQGADPREFDLKRSEFQTSLTAANLPFQNLSLDYSFRSSPAILRAVDGTFNTEPEPRMDENMVHLAFKDALPGRVDLWPNIENEKTEDPEEHWSDPVDRKSNTDRTVILAKKIADQIRHLIEEENYIPDDGPDRTVIRRRIRAGDFLILVRGRKTGLFEQIIRACKAADLPIAGADRLKVGAELAVRDIGALLSFLATPDDSLSLATALRSPLLGWSEQDLFTLAQGREKPQLWQVLRDREDRYPDTLDILRDMRSQVDFLRPYDLIERLLVRHDGRRRLLARLGAEAEDGIDALLSQALAYEQSEVPSLTGFLEWMQADDIEIKRQIDSASNQIRVMTVHGSKGLEAPIVILPDTAGWKNELRGDIIDADGTAIWKPGANELPQVLTAHIDKAKALQAEERLRLLYVAMTRAEKWLIVAAAGNFIKTSPSWYEIIEDALTHLGAVDFSDPVVSGKRHQEPGWDDLPIHAAPVVTRDTPPLDPVFSRSPPEAVQRIESLSPSDMGGAKALPGDAGRDEDEAKAYGGYVHLLLEHLPLLPAAQHGSTADALLPTVPAALRTEALAEAGRVLANPDLAALFAPDTLAEVAITAPLGDRPIYGVIDRLIVARDHVLAVDFKTNRTVPKTPEDTPEALLRQMGAYAHALSAIYPDRGIRTAILWTQDAALMELPRDLLTLALDRWARLDDGTPRS